The Deinococcus aestuarii genome includes a region encoding these proteins:
- a CDS encoding HesA/MoeB/ThiF family protein: MSEPGPSPALSRPELRRYSRQLLVPEWLASGAQERVRAASVLVVGAGGLGGPVIAQLAGAGVGRLVIADGDTVDPSNLHRQTLFTAADVDRPKAGVAAARAQALNPFVRVETAPFLDGENADALVARVGLVVDATDNFATRYTLADACTRAGREWVWGAASGTSGLVSVFGPGLGLRDVFPDPGGAESCDEAGVLGPVPNVVGSVMALEALKILGGVGEPLRGRLWTFDALEGAVRVIGLRAGREAAVL; this comes from the coding sequence GTGAGTGAGCCCGGCCCCTCCCCTGCCCTCTCCCGACCGGAACTGCGGCGGTACTCGCGCCAGCTCCTCGTGCCCGAGTGGCTGGCCTCGGGGGCCCAGGAGCGGGTGCGCGCGGCCTCGGTGCTCGTGGTGGGGGCGGGGGGGCTGGGCGGGCCGGTGATCGCGCAGCTCGCCGGGGCGGGGGTGGGGCGGCTCGTGATCGCCGACGGGGACACCGTGGACCCCAGCAACCTGCACCGCCAGACCTTATTTACGGCGGCGGACGTGGACAGGCCCAAGGCGGGGGTAGCGGCGGCCCGGGCGCAGGCCCTCAACCCCTTCGTGCGGGTGGAGACGGCCCCCTTTCTGGACGGGGAGAACGCGGACGCGCTCGTCGCTCGGGTGGGCCTCGTCGTGGACGCCACCGACAATTTCGCGACGCGCTACACCCTCGCGGACGCCTGCACGCGGGCCGGGCGCGAGTGGGTCTGGGGCGCGGCGAGCGGCACGAGCGGCCTGGTGAGCGTCTTCGGCCCCGGTCTCGGCCTGCGCGACGTCTTCCCCGACCCCGGGGGCGCCGAGTCCTGCGACGAGGCGGGGGTGCTCGGCCCGGTGCCCAACGTGGTCGGGAGCGTCATGGCCCTGGAGGCGCTCAAGATCCTCGGTGGCGTCGGCGAGCCCCTGCGCGGGCGGCTGTGGACCTTCGACGCGCTCGAAGGCGCAGTGCGGGTGATCGGGCTGCGCGCTGGCCGGGAGGCCGCCGTCCTCTGA
- a CDS encoding HU family DNA-binding protein, which translates to MTRNGSRKTGGGEGGKIAKTQIIERVADQTSLSKRQAAEAVDSLLDVVADALRGGRSVGLPGLGTLSVTRTAERQGVRPGTSERITIPAGRKVRFKVATTLKGSL; encoded by the coding sequence ATGACCAGAAACGGCAGCAGGAAGACCGGCGGGGGCGAGGGCGGCAAGATCGCCAAGACGCAGATTATCGAGCGGGTGGCCGACCAGACCAGCCTCAGCAAGAGGCAGGCGGCTGAGGCGGTCGACTCGCTCCTGGACGTGGTGGCGGACGCCCTGCGCGGGGGCCGCAGCGTCGGGCTGCCGGGGCTGGGCACCCTCAGCGTCACCCGGACTGCCGAGCGTCAGGGCGTGCGCCCCGGCACCAGCGAGCGCATCACCATTCCGGCAGGCCGCAAGGTGCGCTTCAAGGTCGCCACGACCCTCAAGGGCTCGCTCTAG
- a CDS encoding glycine betaine ABC transporter substrate-binding protein has protein sequence MKTVLALTLAALLGSAAARPIVVGSKLDPEAQILGQMIVLTLQNAGLEVTDRTNLGDTGVNRKALLAGEIDVYPEYTGNAVYLFPEAKIAPGQAGDPAVIYTLARRLDAGNGVTWLRPANVNNTWVIAVPQALAQAQKLGSVADLARYLKGGGRFKIAGSPEFFNRPDTMPAFEKAYGFKLRNDQKLVLAGATPPQTQQAAASGTSGVNAAMAYGTDGSLAALKMVALTDPRGAQAVYQPAPIIRTATLKASPQIEALLNKTFATLTQATLQGLNAQVALEGRTAQAVARTYLQGKGLIK, from the coding sequence ATGAAGACTGTCCTCGCGCTCACCCTGGCCGCGCTTCTGGGAAGTGCCGCCGCCCGGCCCATCGTGGTGGGCAGCAAACTCGACCCCGAGGCGCAGATTCTCGGGCAGATGATCGTGCTCACCTTGCAAAACGCGGGGCTGGAGGTGACCGACCGCACCAACCTCGGCGACACCGGCGTGAACCGCAAGGCCCTGCTGGCGGGCGAGATCGACGTGTACCCCGAGTACACCGGCAACGCGGTGTACCTCTTCCCGGAGGCGAAGATCGCGCCCGGGCAGGCGGGCGACCCGGCCGTGATCTACACCCTGGCCCGGCGGCTTGACGCGGGGAACGGCGTCACCTGGCTGCGGCCCGCGAACGTCAACAATACCTGGGTGATCGCCGTGCCGCAGGCGCTGGCCCAGGCGCAGAAACTGGGCAGCGTGGCCGACCTCGCCCGTTACCTCAAGGGCGGCGGAAGATTCAAGATCGCGGGCAGCCCCGAGTTCTTCAACCGCCCCGACACGATGCCCGCCTTTGAAAAGGCCTACGGCTTCAAGCTCAGGAACGACCAGAAGCTCGTGCTGGCGGGGGCCACGCCTCCCCAGACCCAGCAGGCGGCGGCCAGCGGCACGAGCGGCGTGAACGCGGCGATGGCCTACGGCACCGACGGCAGCCTCGCGGCGCTGAAGATGGTGGCCCTCACGGACCCCCGGGGTGCGCAGGCCGTGTACCAGCCCGCCCCGATCATCCGCACGGCCACCCTGAAGGCGTCCCCGCAGATCGAGGCGCTGCTGAACAAGACCTTCGCCACCCTGACCCAGGCGACCCTCCAGGGCCTGAACGCGCAGGTGGCGCTCGAAGGCCGCACCGCCCAGGCCGTCGCGCGCACGTACCTCCAGGGCAAGGGGCTGATCAAGTAA
- a CDS encoding ABC transporter permease gives MAVVLVLGALPMLAGALLPWALLRPNRLAPGEYLHLPPALILGLLGLAALPLLSAFLQPRLTGLAASLALLAGVWVLGDQTRAALAGQADFARASAASGVWLFLLGAGITAYGARLVSPSPGVRLLAWAWLPGVLALGLGGHLSAWSVIVEGQSEGPRWTQELAGHLRLVGGALALAVGLGAPLAVWASGRERAAGALLGLASGVQTIPSLALLGLLIAPLSALSNALPALRDLGVRGIGVAPALSAMTLYALLPVLRGGVVGLRGVSPDVVDAARGMGMTAPQVFWRVRLPLALPVWLSGVRQAAVLLVGVAAVAALIGAGGLGTYIFKGLQSGAADLILLGAVPAALLAVALDTALRGLELLLGRRLGRVALDGGA, from the coding sequence GTGGCCGTGGTGCTCGTCCTCGGGGCCCTCCCGATGCTGGCGGGGGCGCTGCTCCCGTGGGCCCTGCTGCGGCCCAACCGCCTCGCGCCCGGGGAGTACCTGCACCTGCCCCCCGCGCTCATTCTGGGGCTGCTGGGGCTCGCCGCCCTGCCCCTGTTGAGCGCCTTTCTCCAACCCCGCCTCACCGGGCTCGCCGCGAGCCTCGCGCTCCTCGCCGGGGTCTGGGTGCTCGGGGACCAGACCCGCGCGGCCCTCGCCGGGCAGGCCGATTTCGCGCGGGCGAGTGCGGCGAGCGGGGTGTGGCTGTTCCTGCTCGGGGCGGGGATCACCGCGTACGGGGCGCGGCTGGTCTCCCCTTCCCCCGGCGTGCGGCTCCTCGCGTGGGCGTGGCTGCCCGGCGTCCTCGCCCTGGGGCTGGGCGGGCACCTCTCGGCGTGGTCGGTGATCGTCGAGGGACAGAGCGAGGGACCGCGTTGGACGCAGGAACTCGCCGGGCACCTGCGGCTGGTGGGCGGGGCCCTCGCCCTCGCCGTGGGGCTGGGGGCGCCGCTGGCCGTGTGGGCGAGCGGGCGCGAGCGGGCGGCGGGGGCGCTGCTGGGGCTGGCCTCGGGGGTGCAGACCATCCCCAGCCTCGCCCTGCTGGGGCTTTTGATCGCGCCGCTCTCGGCCCTGTCGAACGCCCTGCCCGCCCTGCGCGACCTCGGGGTGCGCGGCATCGGCGTGGCCCCCGCCCTGAGCGCGATGACCCTCTACGCGCTGCTGCCCGTCTTGCGGGGCGGGGTGGTGGGGTTGCGCGGGGTCTCCCCGGACGTGGTGGACGCCGCGCGCGGGATGGGCATGACTGCCCCGCAGGTCTTCTGGCGGGTGCGGCTGCCGCTCGCGCTCCCCGTGTGGCTGAGCGGTGTGCGGCAGGCGGCGGTGCTGCTCGTGGGGGTCGCCGCCGTCGCCGCCCTGATCGGCGCGGGGGGGCTGGGCACCTACATCTTCAAGGGGCTCCAGAGCGGGGCCGCCGACCTGATCCTGCTCGGGGCGGTGCCCGCCGCGCTCCTCGCCGTGGCGCTCGACACGGCCCTGCGCGGGTTGGAGCTGCTCCTGGGGCGCAGGCTGGGACGGGTCGCCCTGGACGGCGGCGCATGA
- a CDS encoding ABC transporter ATP-binding protein, whose translation MIELQGLEKRYGAAFAVRDLSLTFPEGEVTALLGPSGCGKTTTLRMINRLTEPSGGRVLLGGRDTRELRPEALRRGIGYVIQQVGLFPHLSVAQNVATVPELLGWERRRVGGRVDELLDLVGLDPASYRDKRPGELSGGQAQRVGVARALAADPPVLLMDEPFGALDPLARERLQGAFRDIQRRLHKTVVLVTHDIDEALRLGDRLALMRAGSLVQFGPPAELLSRPTYPFVREFLGEDAPLRVLAGHTAAEYARPGDPTGLPTVEGSLDARSALGVLLREGSEALAVVGPGGPLGVLRVRDLRVREGE comes from the coding sequence ATGATCGAACTCCAGGGTCTGGAGAAACGCTACGGCGCCGCCTTCGCCGTGCGCGACCTCAGCCTCACCTTCCCGGAGGGGGAGGTCACCGCGCTCCTCGGGCCCTCGGGCTGCGGGAAGACCACCACCCTGCGGATGATCAACCGCCTCACCGAGCCGAGCGGGGGGCGGGTCCTGCTCGGCGGGCGCGACACCCGCGAGCTGCGGCCCGAGGCGCTGCGCCGGGGCATCGGGTACGTCATCCAGCAGGTCGGCCTCTTTCCGCACCTCAGCGTCGCGCAGAACGTGGCGACCGTGCCCGAGCTGCTGGGCTGGGAGCGGCGGCGGGTGGGGGGACGGGTGGACGAACTGCTCGACCTCGTCGGGCTCGACCCCGCCAGCTACCGCGACAAACGGCCCGGGGAACTCTCGGGCGGGCAGGCGCAGCGGGTCGGTGTGGCGCGGGCCCTCGCCGCCGACCCCCCCGTCCTGCTGATGGACGAGCCCTTCGGCGCCCTCGACCCCCTCGCCCGCGAGCGCTTGCAGGGGGCCTTCCGCGACATCCAGCGCAGGCTGCATAAGACGGTCGTCCTCGTCACCCACGACATCGACGAGGCGCTGCGTCTCGGGGACCGCCTCGCCCTGATGCGGGCGGGGTCCCTGGTGCAGTTCGGCCCGCCCGCCGAGCTGCTGTCCCGTCCCACCTACCCCTTCGTCCGCGAGTTCCTGGGCGAAGACGCTCCCCTGCGCGTGCTCGCGGGCCACACCGCCGCCGAGTACGCGCGGCCGGGTGATCCCACAGGGCTGCCGACGGTCGAAGGCTCGCTCGACGCCCGCAGCGCCCTCGGCGTCCTGCTGCGCGAGGGGTCGGAGGCCCTCGCCGTCGTGGGACCGGGCGGTCCCCTCGGGGTCCTGCGGGTCCGGGACCTGCGCGTCCGGGAGGGGGAATGA